One genomic window of Motacilla alba alba isolate MOTALB_02 chromosome 1, Motacilla_alba_V1.0_pri, whole genome shotgun sequence includes the following:
- the ATP5PF gene encoding ATP synthase-coupling factor 6, mitochondrial isoform X1 — protein MGEPRACAGGGGRGGDGGSRRALRGRRGRAEAVVRPSSAIMILRQILRLSSLFHSAVSIHLRRNIGLSAIVFNKAKELDPVQKLFVDKIREYNTKSKQAGGPVDAGPDFQKDMNESLARLQRAYGEGDLTKFPEFKFEEPKFEETPK, from the exons ATGGGGGAGCCCCGGGCGtgcgcggggggcggcggccgggggGGGGATGGTGGTTCCCGGCGCGCACTGCgagggcggcggggccgagcggAGGCAGTGGTTCGGCCAAG TAGTGCCATCATGATCCTGCGACAGATCTTGCggctttcctcccttttccacTCCGCTGTGTCCATTCACCTGCGCAGGAACATTGGGCTCTCTGCGATTGTCTTCAACAAGGCAAAAGAACTCGACCCAGTCCAGAAGCTCTTCGTGGACAAGATCAGAGAGTACAACACGAAGAGCAA GCAAGCTGGAGGGCCTGTTGATGCAGGACCTGACTTTCAGAAAGATATGAATGAATCCCTTGCAAGACTCCAACGGGCATATGGTGAGGGAGATCTCACCAAGTTTCCAGAATTTAAATTTGAGG
- the ATP5PF gene encoding ATP synthase-coupling factor 6, mitochondrial isoform X2 encodes MILRQILRLSSLFHSAVSIHLRRNIGLSAIVFNKAKELDPVQKLFVDKIREYNTKSKQAGGPVDAGPDFQKDMNESLARLQRAYGEGDLTKFPEFKFEEPKFEETPK; translated from the exons ATGATCCTGCGACAGATCTTGCggctttcctcccttttccacTCCGCTGTGTCCATTCACCTGCGCAGGAACATTGGGCTCTCTGCGATTGTCTTCAACAAGGCAAAAGAACTCGACCCAGTCCAGAAGCTCTTCGTGGACAAGATCAGAGAGTACAACACGAAGAGCAA GCAAGCTGGAGGGCCTGTTGATGCAGGACCTGACTTTCAGAAAGATATGAATGAATCCCTTGCAAGACTCCAACGGGCATATGGTGAGGGAGATCTCACCAAGTTTCCAGAATTTAAATTTGAGG